The proteins below are encoded in one region of Methanoculleus taiwanensis:
- a CDS encoding DUF7507 domain-containing protein, which yields MEWERRYTYLIFVMLCLSIPIAATAAVDLTVVWNRTYDGADGNESAHAIMEHPNGSGYLFAGETDSYGDGLTDAWVVNITTEGNETWNMTYGRGENDTARAIIPALNGTSLFAGTYTFITNSTRRDTDAWAVAINGSGGEIWNQKYGGGEVNATANSVAGAPDGGYLLAGSIEPYGTGLSDALVVKVNETGGEVWNRTYGRSETNETANAIVTVPGGGYAVAGASASAGSGGTDAWIIMIDANGSEVWNRTYGGTGDDEARSLAVTTEGDLLVAGTSAVTSDQNRTDTDAFVLRLADNGSSAWNVTYGTPDDNTSANAVITTDDGGVLFAGERGTQGAVNADALLVKLDVDGRESWNWTYGGIFRDRANAVLQTATDEYVFAGTFTTATAPSNTTDAWVVKLRAVVPPTPTTPIPTTPAPTPTTPTPTAPLRPGINLTKYTNGIDAKVPPGPNVTVGDIVAWTYYVTNNGTAPLLNVSVTDDRIGSISGPDAGDANTNGILDPGETWMYGRNGTAVNTATLPGGYYENNATVTAEDANKAQANATDVSHYTSAAINFTKFTEGQDAETPPGPYVFAGGPVTWTYQIINDGAVPLTNVQVTDDQLGPVRPIAGPPFEINGNYDDLLDPGETWIFEIKGVAVDTSTLPSGYYENNATVTADNPDGNPVTASDVSHYTNAAGPGAINITKYTNGEDAKEPPGPAIYPDDEITWTYEVTNHATVPLANVQVTDDGVGPITGPPTGDTDNDGELDPGETWTYTIIAKAAIVIGLPGDYYENIATVTADDPTGQQVTATDMSHYTNPPAEGTIAVTKYTNGEDASNPPYPEIAAGDPVAWTYEVTNPGTVPLINVQVTDDQAGPIAGPNTGDNGNGQLDPGETWTYTADNAAQDLQGGVYENTATATANDPTGHQVTATGVSHYVNPAAPTTAPTTLPTTTATTPPTTPPTTTATTPPTTPPTTTATTPPTTPPTTPPTTTATTPPTTPPTTPPTI from the coding sequence ATGGAATGGGAACGACGATACACGTATCTGATTTTTGTCATGCTCTGCCTCTCCATTCCGATCGCCGCGACAGCCGCGGTCGATCTTACGGTTGTCTGGAACAGGACATACGACGGGGCTGACGGTAACGAATCCGCGCATGCCATCATGGAACACCCGAACGGGTCAGGATACCTCTTCGCCGGAGAAACCGACTCGTACGGAGACGGCCTGACAGATGCCTGGGTCGTCAACATCACTACAGAAGGCAACGAGACCTGGAACATGACCTACGGCAGAGGGGAGAATGACACTGCCCGTGCCATAATCCCCGCTCTCAACGGCACGTCACTCTTTGCAGGCACCTACACCTTCATCACCAACAGTACCAGGAGAGATACCGATGCCTGGGCAGTCGCGATCAACGGGTCCGGCGGTGAGATCTGGAACCAGAAATACGGCGGGGGAGAGGTCAACGCTACGGCCAATTCGGTTGCCGGGGCACCCGACGGAGGATACCTCCTTGCCGGTTCGATCGAGCCCTATGGGACGGGGCTTTCCGATGCCCTGGTCGTGAAGGTGAACGAGACCGGCGGAGAAGTGTGGAACAGAACCTACGGACGATCTGAAACAAACGAAACCGCCAACGCCATCGTGACCGTGCCCGGCGGCGGCTACGCCGTTGCAGGCGCGAGCGCATCCGCGGGGTCAGGTGGGACCGATGCCTGGATCATCATGATAGATGCGAACGGCAGCGAAGTATGGAACAGAACCTACGGTGGAACCGGAGACGATGAAGCCCGGTCGCTCGCCGTCACGACGGAGGGCGATCTCCTCGTGGCCGGGACGTCCGCAGTAACGAGTGACCAGAACCGCACCGATACCGACGCTTTCGTCCTCCGGCTCGCCGATAACGGCAGCAGCGCCTGGAATGTGACCTATGGAACACCCGACGACAATACCTCGGCGAACGCCGTGATCACGACAGACGACGGCGGAGTCCTCTTTGCCGGTGAGCGAGGAACGCAGGGAGCGGTAAATGCCGATGCACTGCTCGTCAAACTCGACGTCGACGGCAGGGAGAGCTGGAACTGGACCTACGGCGGCATCTTCAGAGATCGGGCGAATGCTGTCCTGCAGACCGCAACGGACGAATACGTCTTCGCCGGGACGTTCACGACGGCCACGGCGCCGTCGAACACAACCGATGCCTGGGTCGTGAAACTCCGTGCGGTCGTGCCGCCGACACCGACGACGCCAATTCCAACAACGCCGGCACCAACACCGACAACACCAACACCGACGGCTCCGCTCCGTCCCGGCATCAATCTCACCAAATACACTAACGGCATCGACGCAAAAGTCCCGCCGGGACCGAACGTCACTGTCGGAGACATAGTGGCGTGGACCTATTACGTCACGAACAACGGGACCGCTCCGCTGCTGAACGTCTCAGTGACCGATGACCGAATCGGTTCGATCAGCGGGCCGGATGCCGGGGATGCGAACACCAACGGCATTCTCGATCCGGGGGAAACCTGGATGTACGGGAGAAACGGCACGGCGGTGAACACGGCGACGCTACCCGGCGGATACTATGAGAACAACGCCACAGTCACGGCAGAAGATGCAAACAAAGCCCAGGCCAATGCAACCGACGTGAGCCACTACACAAGCGCCGCCATCAACTTCACCAAGTTCACCGAAGGTCAGGACGCAGAGACGCCGCCCGGACCATATGTCTTCGCCGGAGGCCCGGTGACATGGACATACCAGATCATAAACGACGGGGCCGTGCCTCTCACGAACGTCCAGGTGACCGACGACCAGCTCGGGCCGGTCAGACCAATTGCAGGCCCGCCTTTTGAGATCAACGGCAACTACGACGACCTGCTCGATCCCGGAGAGACGTGGATCTTCGAGATCAAGGGCGTAGCCGTAGACACATCGACGCTGCCCAGCGGATACTACGAGAACAACGCCACGGTCACGGCGGACAATCCGGACGGGAATCCGGTAACGGCGAGCGACGTGAGCCACTACACCAACGCGGCCGGACCAGGTGCAATCAACATCACCAAGTACACCAACGGCGAGGATGCCAAAGAACCGCCGGGGCCGGCCATCTACCCCGACGACGAGATAACCTGGACCTACGAGGTTACGAACCACGCGACCGTTCCGCTCGCGAACGTTCAGGTGACCGACGACGGGGTAGGTCCTATCACAGGACCCCCGACCGGCGATACGGACAATGACGGTGAACTCGATCCGGGCGAGACATGGACATACACCATAATCGCCAAGGCTGCAATAGTAATAGGCCTGCCGGGCGACTACTACGAAAACATCGCCACGGTCACAGCAGACGATCCGACCGGGCAGCAGGTGACCGCAACCGACATGAGCCACTATACCAACCCGCCGGCAGAGGGCACGATCGCCGTCACCAAGTACACCAACGGCGAAGATGCCAGTAACCCGCCATACCCGGAGATCGCGGCCGGAGACCCCGTCGCGTGGACTTACGAGGTCACGAACCCCGGGACGGTGCCGCTCATAAACGTCCAGGTGACCGACGATCAGGCCGGCCCGATCGCAGGACCGAACACCGGCGATAACGGCAACGGTCAACTCGACCCCGGCGAGACATGGACGTACACTGCAGACAATGCGGCACAGGACCTCCAGGGCGGCGTCTATGAAAACACCGCCACGGCCACGGCAAACGATCCGACCGGGCACCAGGTGACCGCAACCGGCGTGAGCCACTACGTCAACCCGGCCGCACCAACAACCGCACCGACGACGTTACCAACAACTACAGCAACAACTCCACCGACGACACCACCAACAACTACAGCAACAACTCCACCGACGACACCACCAACAACTACAGCAACAACTCCACCGACGACACCACCGACGACTCCACCAACAACCACAGCAACAACTCCACCGACGACACCTCCAACGACCCCACCGACGATCTGA
- a CDS encoding HEAT repeat domain-containing protein: MQRRDVVTEEAQERRRYNVDLLRSEGNVDGLIEALESPDALTRQRAALALGTIGDPAAVDPLIGALGDPVVGVREAAADSLAMLGSPAVDPLIRVLEEPGWSERYERRGEVREGMAQHDIFGGPADVEPEDRESLRRENLPQHDMYAGPGDIGPKKGLRKGDMTQQDLLGGPADVERKAKAEFREEPLPQHQMFGGPADVGSRKGLRHGDLAQHDILGGPEDVRGHEALHARETIPGVGPASTWGVQIRRVYAAAILGEIGDERAVEPLVRALRDENDDVRCQASGALSKMTGSLAVPPLSDLLRDPDPDTRIVAAGVLGDIRDPAAVDPLIRALHDENDDVRGAAGGALVQIGSPAVEPLINAMGDENKWVRLYAAGALGFIGDTRGHDALRQLTQDADPDVRSVAEDAISRMQARSGTMQAPPPPPTSR, encoded by the coding sequence ATGCAGAGGCGAGATGTGGTTACGGAGGAAGCGCAGGAGAGGAGGCGGTATAACGTCGATCTGCTGCGATCGGAGGGTAATGTGGACGGCTTGATCGAGGCGCTGGAGAGTCCCGATGCGCTGACCCGCCAGCGTGCCGCCCTGGCGCTCGGCACCATAGGAGACCCGGCGGCGGTCGACCCCCTCATCGGGGCACTCGGCGATCCGGTGGTGGGTGTGCGGGAGGCTGCCGCCGATTCACTCGCGATGCTGGGGAGTCCGGCGGTCGACCCGCTGATACGGGTGCTCGAAGAACCCGGGTGGAGCGAGAGGTATGAGCGCCGCGGCGAAGTCCGGGAGGGTATGGCGCAGCACGATATCTTCGGCGGCCCTGCGGACGTAGAGCCTGAAGATAGGGAATCGCTCCGCCGTGAAAACCTTCCCCAGCATGATATGTATGCTGGGCCCGGGGATATCGGACCGAAGAAGGGCCTCCGGAAGGGGGACATGACCCAGCAGGATCTCCTCGGCGGGCCTGCGGATGTAGAGCGGAAGGCGAAGGCGGAGTTCCGTGAAGAGCCGCTCCCGCAGCACCAGATGTTCGGCGGACCTGCCGATGTCGGCAGCAGGAAGGGTCTCCGGCACGGTGATCTGGCGCAGCACGATATTCTCGGCGGCCCTGAGGATGTGCGGGGGCATGAGGCGCTTCATGCGCGGGAGACTATCCCGGGCGTCGGGCCTGCCAGCACCTGGGGGGTTCAGATCCGGCGGGTCTATGCGGCGGCAATCCTCGGGGAGATCGGAGATGAACGGGCGGTAGAACCCCTCGTTCGCGCTCTTCGGGATGAGAACGACGATGTGCGGTGCCAGGCGTCCGGAGCGCTCTCGAAGATGACGGGGAGCCTTGCGGTTCCGCCGCTCTCGGATCTGCTCCGTGACCCCGACCCCGATACCCGGATCGTCGCCGCCGGCGTCCTCGGGGATATCAGGGATCCCGCTGCCGTCGATCCGCTCATAAGGGCGCTTCATGACGAGAACGACGACGTCAGAGGTGCGGCGGGTGGAGCCCTCGTGCAGATCGGCTCTCCGGCCGTGGAACCCTTAATCAACGCCATGGGGGACGAGAACAAATGGGTGCGCCTGTACGCGGCAGGAGCGCTCGGGTTCATCGGGGATACCCGTGGACACGATGCTCTCCGGCAGCTGACACAGGATGCTGACCCTGATGTCAGGAGCGTTGCGGAGGATGCCATTAGCAGGATGCAGGCGCGGTCGGGCACCATGCAGGCACCGCCGCCACCACCCACATCCCGCTGA
- a CDS encoding DJ-1/PfpI family protein — MKLLLVVAPERYRDEELEEPVRVFEESGVDYDIASTASGTCTGMLGGTAEATLTIDCVDPDAYAGIVVVGGIGSPEYLWDNDRLISLVQEFSAQGKVVAAICLSPVVLARAGLLAGRRATVYRSVESVREMEKGGANLLDIPVAADMQYVTANGPAAAAEFADVILSKLAC; from the coding sequence ATGAAGCTGCTGCTCGTCGTCGCGCCGGAGCGTTACCGTGACGAAGAACTCGAAGAGCCGGTCCGCGTCTTTGAGGAATCCGGGGTCGACTATGACATCGCCTCGACGGCATCCGGAACGTGCACGGGGATGCTGGGGGGCACCGCAGAGGCCACCCTGACGATAGACTGTGTTGATCCGGATGCCTATGCAGGCATTGTCGTGGTGGGTGGTATCGGGTCGCCGGAGTACCTCTGGGACAATGATCGCCTCATCTCCCTTGTACAGGAATTTTCGGCGCAGGGTAAAGTCGTCGCTGCAATCTGCCTATCTCCCGTCGTTCTGGCACGGGCCGGACTGCTCGCCGGACGCCGGGCGACGGTCTACCGGAGCGTCGAATCCGTCAGGGAGATGGAGAAGGGTGGCGCCAATCTCCTTGACATTCCGGTCGCCGCCGATATGCAGTATGTTACCGCGAACGGGCCCGCAGCCGCTGCGGAATTTGCCGACGTGATCTTATCGAAGCTGGCATGCTAA
- the pyrG gene encoding glutamine hydrolyzing CTP synthase, translating to MKYIVVTGGVMSGLGKGITTASVGRLLKNRGYRVTAVKIDPYLNIDAGTMNPAQHGEVFVLSDGGEVDLDLGNYERFLDINLKSIHNITTGKVYRDVIEKERRGDYLGATVQIIPHITDEIKHCIREAAHEELTPGETADICLVEAGGTVGDIESMPFLEAIRQMHGELPREDMVLIHVTLVPVDTMGDLKTKPTQHSVKALRELGLHPDIIVGRCKQVIGSHAKKKISAFTDVPARAVISAKDAPDIYQVPMELEKEGLADVLTEYLNLENREPDAGWYHTVSQEYTNRITVAIVSKYGIEDVYISIKESLKHAGRALSTEVNIRWLDAETCDQKDLADIDGILVPGGFGKRGIEGKIRAIRYARENNIPYLGLCLGFQLAVIEYTRSVVGIEDATSEEMGPGSHVIAILPEQEDVVDLGGTMRLGDCTVNLKEGTQIFDLYGSREVVERHRHRYEVNPEFIGRLEEAGLVFSGTCGNRMEVCEIRDHPFFLATQFHPEFKSSPTHPSPPYLGFVGACRKNKITTQTR from the coding sequence TTGAAGTACATTGTGGTTACTGGCGGCGTAATGAGCGGCCTTGGTAAGGGCATCACCACCGCATCGGTCGGCCGGTTGCTCAAGAACCGCGGGTATCGGGTAACCGCGGTGAAGATCGACCCCTATCTCAATATCGATGCCGGCACCATGAACCCGGCCCAGCACGGAGAGGTCTTCGTGCTCAGCGACGGAGGCGAGGTCGACCTCGACCTCGGCAACTACGAACGATTCCTGGATATCAACTTAAAATCGATTCACAACATCACGACGGGAAAGGTCTACCGGGACGTCATCGAGAAAGAGCGGCGCGGTGACTACCTGGGAGCGACCGTCCAGATCATCCCGCATATCACCGACGAGATCAAGCACTGCATCAGAGAGGCAGCGCACGAGGAACTCACGCCCGGAGAGACGGCGGATATCTGTCTCGTGGAGGCCGGCGGCACCGTCGGCGATATCGAGAGCATGCCGTTCCTCGAGGCCATCCGGCAGATGCACGGTGAACTCCCGCGAGAAGACATGGTGCTGATTCACGTCACGCTCGTCCCGGTCGATACGATGGGCGACCTCAAGACCAAGCCCACCCAGCACTCGGTCAAGGCGCTGCGGGAACTCGGGCTCCACCCCGACATCATCGTCGGGCGGTGCAAGCAGGTGATCGGATCTCACGCGAAGAAGAAGATCTCCGCTTTCACCGACGTCCCCGCACGGGCGGTCATCAGTGCGAAAGACGCCCCCGACATCTACCAGGTTCCGATGGAACTCGAGAAAGAAGGGCTCGCAGACGTTCTGACCGAGTACCTCAACCTCGAGAACCGCGAACCCGACGCAGGGTGGTACCATACCGTCTCGCAGGAGTATACGAACCGGATCACCGTCGCCATCGTGAGCAAGTACGGTATCGAGGACGTATACATCTCCATCAAGGAATCGCTCAAGCACGCGGGAAGAGCGCTCTCGACAGAGGTGAACATCCGCTGGCTCGATGCCGAGACCTGCGATCAGAAAGATCTCGCCGATATCGACGGGATTCTCGTCCCGGGCGGGTTCGGCAAGAGAGGTATCGAAGGAAAGATCCGGGCAATCCGGTATGCGCGGGAGAACAACATCCCGTATCTCGGTCTCTGCCTCGGATTCCAGCTCGCAGTGATCGAGTATACGAGGAGCGTCGTCGGGATCGAAGACGCTACGAGCGAGGAGATGGGGCCGGGAAGCCACGTCATCGCCATCCTCCCCGAGCAGGAGGATGTGGTCGATCTCGGCGGGACGATGCGCCTTGGCGACTGCACCGTCAACCTCAAAGAGGGGACCCAGATCTTCGACCTCTACGGCAGCCGGGAGGTCGTGGAGCGGCACCGCCATCGTTACGAAGTGAACCCTGAGTTCATCGGGAGGCTTGAAGAGGCAGGCCTCGTCTTCTCGGGCACCTGTGGAAACCGGATGGAGGTCTGTGAGATTCGGGATCACCCCTTCTTCCTCGCCACTCAGTTCCACCCCGAGTTCAAGTCGAGCCCGACACACCCCTCGCCACCCTACCTCGGGTTCGTCGGCGCGTGCCGGAAGAATAAGATAACGACCCAGACAAGGTGA
- a CDS encoding heavy metal translocating P-type ATPase: MPEERKRADLKISGMHCASCALNVEKALRDRDDVYDARVNFAEETATVEYNPEKTNLTEIERTVGEAGYGVITSRITLKIGGMVCASCVQVIEASLRDLDGVLDVRVNLATENAHITYTPATVSVADMKAAIEDAGYQYLGIEGEVAEDAEERAREKDLHDKLLRFSIGFAVSIPLFFVMLLGLPALVDLPVSINLIMLVITAPVFVYVSYPIFHAALGALSHRTLNMDVMYSMGIGVAYGASILGTFGLVLTPAFNFYDTAVMLASFLTLGRYLEARAKGRTSDAIKKLVGLQPKTATVIRDGREEEVAIDDVEVGDVLLVRPGEKVPVDGAVVGGESAVDESMITGESIPVYKQPGDEAVGGTLNTSGVLRVQATRIGRYTALSQIIRLVKDAQGSKPPVQRIADTAVSYFIPVVLTIAIAAFAAWYVALDATLLFSLTVLISILVVACPCALGLATPTAVTVGIGRGAEIGVLIRNGEALEVSEHLTTIVFDKTGTLTRGKPDVTDVVAAGMDEERLIGLAASVERNSQHPLAEAIVRKADAIGIPLGEATNFATFGGRGVSAAVDGTLVLIGNPAFLEERNVSLAPSSADAIGRLQDEGKTAVLVAGDGKLAGIIGIADTLKPTSEAAVADLKRMGLSVMMITGDNARTANAIARQIGIDTVLADVLPEDKAREVQRLQEKGESVAFVGDGINDAPALARADVGIAIGSGTDVAIESGDIVLIKDDLTDAVAAVQLSRKVMGRIKQNIFWAFAYNALLIPVAAGVLYPLFGIMFQPELAALAMALSSVTVVSLSLLLKAYIPPAKRGVLPRGG, from the coding sequence ATGCCGGAGGAGCGAAAGCGAGCGGATCTCAAGATATCCGGAATGCATTGTGCATCCTGCGCTCTTAACGTCGAGAAAGCGCTCCGGGATCGCGATGATGTCTACGATGCCCGGGTAAACTTTGCGGAGGAGACCGCAACCGTCGAATATAATCCAGAGAAGACGAACCTCACCGAGATCGAACGGACGGTGGGCGAGGCCGGATACGGGGTCATCACGAGCAGGATCACGCTGAAGATCGGCGGCATGGTCTGTGCGAGCTGTGTGCAGGTGATCGAAGCCTCCTTACGCGATCTCGACGGTGTCCTCGATGTTCGGGTGAACCTCGCAACGGAGAACGCCCATATCACCTATACCCCCGCCACCGTCTCCGTCGCCGATATGAAGGCGGCGATCGAGGATGCAGGCTACCAGTACCTCGGCATCGAGGGGGAGGTTGCTGAAGATGCGGAAGAGCGTGCGCGGGAGAAGGATCTCCACGACAAACTGCTCCGGTTCTCCATCGGTTTTGCCGTGAGCATTCCCCTTTTCTTCGTGATGCTCCTCGGGCTTCCGGCGCTGGTCGATCTCCCGGTCTCGATAAACCTCATCATGCTCGTCATCACCGCTCCGGTCTTCGTCTACGTCAGTTACCCAATCTTCCACGCAGCCCTCGGGGCGCTCTCTCACCGGACGCTGAATATGGATGTGATGTACTCGATGGGTATCGGCGTCGCGTACGGCGCAAGCATCCTCGGCACCTTCGGTCTCGTCCTGACGCCGGCGTTCAACTTCTACGACACTGCGGTGATGCTCGCCTCGTTCCTCACCCTCGGCCGCTACCTGGAAGCGCGGGCGAAAGGCAGAACCTCGGATGCAATTAAAAAACTGGTCGGCCTGCAGCCGAAAACCGCAACGGTGATCCGGGACGGACGCGAGGAGGAGGTGGCGATAGACGACGTAGAGGTCGGCGACGTCCTGCTGGTCAGGCCCGGCGAGAAGGTGCCGGTCGACGGAGCGGTCGTGGGTGGCGAGAGCGCAGTCGACGAGTCGATGATCACGGGCGAGTCGATCCCCGTCTACAAACAGCCCGGAGACGAGGCCGTCGGCGGAACGCTGAACACGAGCGGAGTTCTCAGAGTGCAGGCGACACGAATCGGCCGCTATACGGCGCTCTCGCAGATCATCAGGCTGGTGAAGGATGCCCAGGGATCAAAGCCGCCGGTCCAGCGGATCGCCGACACGGCGGTGAGTTACTTCATCCCGGTCGTCCTCACGATCGCTATCGCCGCGTTCGCCGCCTGGTATGTCGCCCTCGACGCGACGCTCCTCTTCTCGCTCACCGTGCTCATCTCGATCCTCGTCGTCGCCTGCCCCTGTGCGCTCGGCCTTGCAACCCCGACGGCCGTCACCGTCGGGATCGGACGGGGAGCGGAGATCGGCGTGCTGATCAGGAACGGTGAGGCGCTCGAAGTCTCCGAGCACCTGACGACGATCGTCTTTGACAAGACCGGGACGCTCACCCGGGGAAAACCCGACGTCACCGATGTTGTAGCGGCCGGTATGGACGAAGAGAGGCTCATCGGCCTTGCCGCGAGCGTCGAGAGGAACTCGCAGCACCCGCTCGCCGAGGCTATCGTCAGAAAGGCTGATGCCATCGGTATCCCCCTCGGCGAGGCGACGAACTTTGCCACCTTCGGCGGCCGGGGCGTCAGTGCTGCCGTGGACGGGACGCTCGTGCTCATCGGGAACCCCGCATTTCTGGAGGAGCGGAACGTCTCCCTCGCACCGTCGAGCGCTGATGCGATCGGCCGCCTGCAGGACGAGGGGAAGACCGCCGTCCTCGTCGCCGGAGACGGGAAACTCGCGGGCATCATCGGGATCGCCGATACCCTCAAGCCGACGAGCGAGGCCGCCGTCGCCGACCTGAAGAGGATGGGGCTCTCCGTGATGATGATCACCGGCGACAACGCCCGGACGGCGAACGCCATCGCCCGGCAGATCGGGATCGATACGGTGCTCGCCGACGTGCTGCCGGAGGATAAAGCACGCGAGGTGCAGAGACTCCAGGAGAAGGGAGAGAGCGTGGCCTTCGTCGGGGACGGGATCAACGATGCGCCCGCGCTCGCCCGGGCGGACGTCGGCATCGCCATCGGAAGCGGCACGGATGTCGCCATCGAGAGCGGGGATATCGTGCTGATCAAGGACGATCTTACGGACGCCGTGGCCGCAGTCCAGCTCTCGCGGAAGGTGATGGGCCGGATCAAGCAGAATATCTTCTGGGCGTTCGCCTATAATGCCCTCTTAATCCCGGTCGCCGCAGGCGTCCTCTACCCGCTCTTCGGGATCATGTTCCAGCCCGAGCTCGCGGCACTTGCGATGGCCTTGAGCTCCGTCACCGTGGTCTCGCTCTCGCTGCTGCTCAAAGCATATATACCACCGGCGAAGAGAGGAGTCCTGCCACGCGGAGGATGA
- a CDS encoding dolichyl-phosphate beta-glucosyltransferase has translation MLSDSAQVHPWDCTLVIPAYNEEARIQNLLSDVSSFAGELIFVCDGTDSTADIIRAFAGERPQLRIRCLVFDHRLGKGGGVLAGMKASGGRYVGYMDADGSTAIDQMVCLFDRLGKADGAIGSRWVPGAVLVVKQSLTRRVQSRLFNLIVKVLFGLEYRDTQCGAKVFRREALEAVFPDLRATGFEFDVELLWRLRQKGFSVDEISIVWENKDASKVGGSDVFGMLTGMLRLRLG, from the coding sequence ATGCTAAGCGACTCGGCGCAGGTGCATCCGTGGGATTGTACGCTGGTGATCCCTGCTTACAACGAGGAGGCGCGAATACAAAACCTCCTCTCCGACGTCTCGTCTTTTGCGGGAGAACTGATATTCGTCTGCGACGGGACGGACTCGACCGCCGATATCATCCGTGCGTTTGCAGGCGAGCGGCCGCAGCTTCGTATCCGCTGCCTTGTCTTCGATCACCGCCTCGGAAAAGGCGGGGGGGTGCTTGCCGGGATGAAGGCTTCCGGGGGGAGATACGTCGGGTACATGGATGCCGACGGGTCGACGGCGATCGATCAGATGGTCTGCCTCTTCGACCGCCTCGGGAAGGCGGATGGTGCGATCGGCTCCCGGTGGGTTCCGGGCGCAGTCCTCGTGGTGAAACAGAGCCTCACGCGGCGGGTGCAGAGCCGCCTCTTCAACCTGATCGTGAAGGTGCTCTTCGGGCTCGAGTATCGCGATACCCAGTGCGGCGCGAAGGTCTTCCGGCGAGAGGCGCTCGAGGCTGTTTTCCCCGATCTCCGGGCGACGGGATTTGAGTTCGATGTCGAACTGCTCTGGCGGCTGCGGCAGAAGGGTTTCTCTGTCGACGAGATCTCGATTGTCTGGGAGAATAAGGACGCATCGAAGGTCGGTGGATCCGATGTCTTCGGGATGCTCACCGGAATGCTGCGTCTCCGGCTCGGGTGA
- a CDS encoding YHS domain-containing protein, translating to MAVDPVCKMDVDEASATFTSEYQGKKYYFCAPGCKKLFEKNPEKYLQG from the coding sequence ATGGCAGTCGATCCGGTATGCAAGATGGACGTCGACGAAGCGTCCGCAACGTTCACGTCCGAATACCAGGGGAAGAAGTACTACTTCTGCGCTCCCGGGTGTAAGAAGCTCTTCGAGAAAAACCCGGAGAAGTACCTACAGGGGTGA
- a CDS encoding PaaI family thioesterase produces the protein MEYLDALAAQGRDANPFFRLMEIEVGTYGDGGADLSMRIRPDMLNGAGWLQGGVFVALADEAMALALCTVLEEGEGIATISENTSFLRGVSSGTITATARVIRKGRRVAFTEGEITSTDGTLLSRTTASFAVVKA, from the coding sequence ATGGAGTATCTTGATGCACTTGCCGCGCAGGGGAGAGACGCCAACCCCTTCTTCCGGCTGATGGAGATCGAGGTCGGGACGTACGGAGACGGCGGCGCGGATCTCTCGATGCGGATCCGGCCCGATATGCTGAACGGCGCCGGGTGGCTCCAGGGAGGCGTCTTCGTTGCTCTCGCCGACGAAGCGATGGCGCTCGCCCTCTGCACCGTCCTCGAGGAGGGCGAGGGGATTGCCACCATATCGGAGAATACCAGCTTCTTGCGGGGGGTCTCGAGCGGCACCATCACCGCAACCGCCCGCGTTATCCGAAAAGGACGCCGGGTCGCCTTCACGGAGGGCGAGATCACAAGCACGGACGGAACGCTGCTTTCGCGAACAACCGCATCGTTCGCCGTCGTGAAAGCGTGA